A region from the Aliarcobacter thereius LMG 24486 genome encodes:
- a CDS encoding manganese-dependent inorganic pyrophosphatase → MALYTCGHIIPDSDSVCSAISLAYLLNKIGREAIPARQGELNPETKFILDKFGFEAPLLKTSFAGDELFITDYSDLAQAPQDMDKTTVVGIVDHHKLGDITTSAPLECWIRPVGCTNTIVKEMYDYHKVEIPANIAAIMMCAILSDTVIFKSPTCTPLDIQVVKELAKIANIEDYGALGMEMFKVKSEVEGTPIRELVLRDYKNFDMHGKKVGVGQLEVVDGSVFDKIKDELMSDIKKVKDEQKLHTVALLLTDIMKEGSEVLVVSDDTAIFEKAFSCKLENGKIWLDGCLSRKKQIIPFLEPAFA, encoded by the coding sequence ATGGCTTTATATACATGTGGACATATTATTCCAGATTCAGATTCTGTTTGTTCAGCTATTTCATTAGCATATTTATTAAATAAAATTGGAAGAGAAGCAATTCCTGCTAGACAAGGTGAATTAAATCCTGAGACAAAATTCATTTTAGATAAGTTTGGTTTTGAAGCACCTTTGCTTAAAACTTCATTTGCAGGAGATGAACTATTTATAACTGATTATTCAGATTTGGCACAGGCTCCACAAGATATGGATAAAACAACAGTTGTAGGAATTGTTGATCATCATAAACTTGGGGATATTACAACATCAGCTCCACTTGAGTGTTGGATAAGACCTGTTGGGTGTACAAATACTATTGTAAAAGAGATGTATGATTATCATAAAGTTGAAATTCCTGCAAATATTGCAGCTATTATGATGTGTGCAATTTTATCAGATACCGTTATTTTCAAATCTCCAACATGTACACCACTTGATATTCAAGTTGTAAAAGAGCTTGCAAAAATTGCAAATATTGAAGATTATGGTGCTTTAGGTATGGAAATGTTTAAAGTGAAATCAGAAGTAGAAGGAACACCTATAAGGGAGCTTGTATTAAGAGATTACAAAAACTTTGATATGCATGGTAAAAAAGTTGGAGTAGGTCAACTTGAAGTTGTAGATGGTTCTGTATTTGATAAAATTAAAGATGAACTTATGTCAGATATAAAAAAAGTAAAAGATGAGCAAAAACTTCATACAGTTGCACTTTTATTGACTGATATTATGAAAGAGGGAAGTGAAGTTTTAGTAGTTTCAGATGATACTGCTATTTTTGAAAAAGCATTCTCTTGTAAACTAGAAAATGGAAAAATTTGGCTTGACGGATGTTTAAGTAGAAAAAAACAGATTATTCCTTTTTTAGAACCTGCATTTGCATAA
- a CDS encoding YchJ family protein, whose product MKSNVNSLCPCGSLKKYKKCCKIFHDNIKFPSNALELMKSRFSAFAFLRSDYIMKTTHKKNCDFSLDTLAWNKDIEQFCKNTNFKELEILDFIDDDFESFVTFKANLYQNKKDLSFIEKSRFLKENNIWLYVDGEFFNID is encoded by the coding sequence TTGAAATCTAATGTAAACTCTCTTTGCCCTTGTGGAAGTTTAAAAAAATATAAAAAATGTTGTAAGATTTTTCATGACAATATAAAATTCCCTTCAAATGCTTTAGAACTTATGAAATCAAGATTTAGTGCTTTTGCCTTTTTAAGAAGTGATTATATTATGAAAACTACTCATAAAAAAAACTGTGATTTTTCTTTAGATACTTTAGCTTGGAATAAAGACATTGAACAATTTTGTAAAAATACAAATTTTAAAGAATTAGAAATTTTAGATTTTATCGATGATGACTTTGAAAGCTTTGTTACATTTAAAGCAAACTTATATCAAAACAAAAAAGATCTCTCATTCATAGAAAAAAGTAGATTTTTAAAAGAGAATAATATTTGGCTTTACGTAGATGGAGAGTTTTTTAATATAGATTAA
- a CDS encoding mechanosensitive ion channel family protein — protein sequence MKKLLINFLNDVGIEPTFLTLSISILLIMALTAIVIYVVLHKIILKSINKINETKANIITSTLLEYSLFQRLSLLFQGMVIHWQTKIWVESGNIYEILTTLSSVWISIFGLLALYSIIDKVFQVLHTATEVPFFAMRTIIQSIKLIFGIICLIYVISILADKSPVAILSGLGAMSAVLMLVFKDTILGFTAGLQLSTNKMVQIGDWIEMPKYGADGDVFDIGINVVKVRNFDKTITTIPTYALVSDSFKNWRGMRESGGRRIKRAVKLDINSIKFLKDEDIKKLEKANLLAPYLKYKIDEIRDYNEKNNFDLSVSVNGRRLTNIGTLRAYLETYLKNHPKINKSMTIMVRQLSPTEYGLPLEIYCFTATTVWIDYENIQSDIFDHIYSVLGEFGIKPYQYG from the coding sequence ATGAAAAAACTTTTAATAAATTTCTTAAATGATGTTGGAATAGAACCAACATTTCTAACACTAAGTATATCTATACTACTGATTATGGCTCTTACAGCGATAGTTATTTATGTAGTTTTACATAAAATTATTTTAAAAAGCATAAATAAAATAAATGAAACGAAAGCAAATATAATAACATCTACGCTTTTAGAATATAGTCTTTTTCAAAGATTGTCATTACTTTTTCAAGGTATGGTTATTCATTGGCAGACTAAAATTTGGGTAGAAAGTGGAAATATTTATGAAATATTGACAACTTTATCTTCTGTGTGGATATCAATATTTGGACTTTTAGCTTTATATTCAATCATAGATAAAGTTTTTCAAGTACTACATACAGCGACAGAAGTTCCATTTTTCGCAATGAGAACAATAATCCAAAGTATAAAATTAATCTTTGGAATTATATGTTTAATTTATGTTATATCTATTTTAGCAGATAAATCGCCAGTCGCTATTTTAAGTGGACTTGGAGCTATGTCAGCTGTTTTAATGTTGGTTTTTAAAGATACAATATTAGGATTTACAGCTGGGCTTCAATTAAGTACAAATAAAATGGTACAAATAGGAGATTGGATTGAAATGCCAAAATATGGTGCAGATGGAGATGTTTTTGATATAGGAATAAATGTTGTAAAGGTTAGAAACTTTGATAAAACAATTACAACTATTCCAACATATGCACTTGTTTCAGACTCTTTTAAAAACTGGAGAGGAATGAGAGAATCAGGTGGAAGAAGAATTAAAAGAGCAGTAAAACTAGATATAAATAGTATAAAGTTTTTAAAAGATGAAGATATAAAAAAATTAGAAAAGGCAAATCTTTTAGCTCCGTACTTAAAGTACAAAATTGATGAAATAAGAGATTACAATGAAAAAAATAATTTTGATTTAAGTGTTAGTGTAAATGGAAGAAGACTTACAAATATAGGAACTTTAAGAGCATATCTTGAAACATATTTAAAAAATCATCCAAAAATAAATAAATCTATGACAATAATGGTAAGACAACTATCACCTACTGAGTATGGTTTACCACTTGAAATATATTGTTTTACAGCTACAACAGTTTGGATTGATTATGAAAATATTCAATCAGATATTTTCGATCATATCTATTCAGTTTTAGGTGAGTTTGGTATAAAACCATATCAATATGGATAA